One Ranitomeya imitator isolate aRanImi1 chromosome 1, aRanImi1.pri, whole genome shotgun sequence DNA window includes the following coding sequences:
- the CCDC117 gene encoding coiled-coil domain-containing protein 117: MAVTDRAFGAVPLYGMEHHHTSHASLQRTPTSGIVDLSILGSSVSELGQINNLPMGGGLTSNGSHYMHNQFTVTPSYVGENGGLFLGVEAQNQNPSWIHSLPQITGTSHPRLWRKHRRQEDNDGCPLKKRRVSASPTPSVIQASSQALDVFTQGSAPPSWASSHSQVKEAAVLLTIADQSNAMMLPAPTEDMEEVAVESQSDAAMRRFRDLESRLDVEDEDDNDSRDGHFPTLVMSDVLVEGFKKGLDESLTQKIVASISRPSMELVLWRPQPEILVNKPSRVVSSHKANGETTKTIQSTPVTLLLRKVNPTGADKACASNVDCDIDSMWNREEEEMEL, from the exons ATGGCCGTCACTGACAGAGCATTTGGTGCAGTGCCATTGTACGGGATGGAGCATCACCATACTTCTCACGCTTCCCTACAGAGGACCCCCACTTCTGGGATAGTTGACCTTTCAATTCTTGGCTCATCGGTCAGTGAACTCGGCCAAATAAATAACCTACCCATGGGTGGTGGACTGACTAGTAACGGATCCCACTACATGCACAACCAGTTTACTGTGACCCCCAGTTATGTTGGTGAAAATGGTGGTTTATTTCTGGGAGTCGAAGCACAGAACCAGAATCCTTCATGGATCCATTCATTGCCTCAAATAACGGGCACCAG ccaccCTAGACTATGGAGAAAGCACAGGCGCCAAGAGGATAATGATGG CTGCCCTTTGAAGAAAAGAAGAGTTTCAGCATCTCCCACACCATCTGTGATTCAAGCCTCGTCTCAAGCTCTCGATGTCTTTACTCAAGGCTCAGCACCGCCATCCTGGGCCTCCAGCCATTCACAAGTGAAGGAAGCTGCTGTACTTCTGACCATAGCGGACCAGTCCAATGCCATGATGCTCCCAGCTCCGACAGAGGACATGGAGGAAGTGGCTGTAGAATCGCAGTCTGATGCTGCAATGAGAAGATTTAGAGACCTAGAAAGCAG GCTTGATGTTGAGGACGAAGATGATAATGACTCAAGAGACGGTCATTTCCCCACCCTTGTAATGTCTGATGTACTCGTGGAGGGCTTCAAAAAGGGATTGGATGAGTCTCTAACCCAAAAAATTGTGGCTTCCAT AAGTCGTCCATCTATGGAGCTGGTTCTTTGGAGACCCCAACCAGAGATCCTTGTGAATAAACCTTCCAGAGTTGTTAGCAGCCATAAAGCTAATGGGGAAACGACGAAGACAATCCAGAGCACGCCTGTAACGCTTCTCCTCCGGAAAGTGAACCCAACAGGTGCCGACAAAGCCTGCGCCTCCAATGTGGACTGTGACATAGACTCCATGTGGAATCGAGAAGAAGAAGAAATGGAGCTTTAG